The following nucleotide sequence is from Flavobacterium sp. N1736.
ATTATGAGCGTTTTAAAACGGATGGTGTTGAGCACAATTTATATATTGGTGCTTCAATTTCGCCAACAAAACCTTTTGATATTATGTATTTGCACAACTTGCGTTTGTGGCAGTTGCAAACTTTGTGCGAAATGGAATTAGAACATCACCAGCTTAAAGAATCTTTGCCTTATGAGCTTGATGTAACTTCGTTGATTTTGGTGTTTAGCGCACCGCTTTCTATTCGTTTTAGAATGGATGAAAAACGTTTTGATGTTGACGGAACTTATAATGCAAGATATGAAGTGGTAAAAAAACGTATTGACAAGGCAAATATCAAGGGAACAAAGGAACGAATTACTGAGAAAGAAAAAATTACAATTGTCTATTCTCAGAACAATGAGGAAACTGAGTATTTGAAATATATCAAATATCTACAGCACAAAAAGATTCTGGAGCCTTCGATCGAACAATTTGAAGTTGAAGATCTTCAGGGCGTTTCAGGTTTAAGAGCAATTCGTGTTAAAGTGATTAATAACGTAAGTAATTCAGCTATTAAAAAAATAACATATCAGGATTTATTAGATGAGCTCAACTAAATAGTTGAGCTTTTAATTAACACATAGAAACATAGCTTTTGAAACTTCTAAAGGCGTTTCACTTATTTAAACACACAGAGGCTATGTGTTAGAAACTTGTTTCTTTTTTGCATTTTTTTTACAGAAACAAAACCTATGTTTCTATGTGTTAAATCTTTAAATCAGGAATATCAAATCGATTTAAAAGCAATTACAAACGCAATAACCGTCACGATAATTCCGGCCATAAAAAGGTTGTAGGCAATTCGCAGTAAATTGTATTTACGCTGTAAAACCAAGCCAAGGTAATATAAATCTTTGATCATGGTTGAGTACAAATAATCACGATCTTTCATCATTTCGTTCATTGCCCAGTCATATTCTTCTAAAGGCATTTTATAGAAATTTCCAAAAAACAATAAGTTGATTTTTTTATTCTCTATATCTTCTCGGGTAAAAGTACCGGTTGTTACTTTTGGTCGTGTCGAAAGTATGGCAAAAATAATTGTCGTTACGCTGGACATTAACATGATGAATGTTGGAATTACCAGGTGTGCATTTTTTGGACTGTCTAATTTTGGAATTATCGATGATAGTGCAATCGAAATAATAATAGCGTTTACAGATAATAAGATATTGGCTTTACTATCTGCAATGCCGCTTAAACGCGTGTGATTTCCTAATGTAACGCGAAATAATGTATCGACACCACGATCCGGTTTTTCAATTTTGTCTTTCTTTTTATTCTCGTCTTCCAATTTATCAGCTGCTTTTTTTTCTTGTTTTTCGATTTTCTTTTGAACCAAAAGTAAGTTTTTTTCTTTTAAAGGCTGCCATTTTTTTAAGGCATAATCTGTATAAAAGCGATGTTTATTTAAAAGAAAACTCAAATTTTCCTTTGCCCATTCTGCATTAGAAAAAGAAACATTATAAGCGTTTTTCAATTCAAGACGCAATAATTCGCAGGTTGTTTCATATTGATTTCCCATTAGATGCGCAAAATCGGCATCTTTTATAATTTTTTCTAAATGGGTTTTCGGTACGTATTCTTTTACGGTTGCCAAAATTAAAGAGGATACTTTTGCAATAAATGCATCAGACTGATCTTTTTCTTTCAAAAATTTAGTTGCAATTCTTACACTTTCTTCTTCATGCTTTTCATAACCTATTATATAACCTGTGTCATGAAACCAGGCGGCAACCAAAAGCATTTCTTTTTCATCTCCTCCAACATCTTCTTTTTTGCACAGCTCTTTTACTGCATTTACAACAGTTAAAGTATGGTTAAAATTATGATAAGAATATAAATTAGAAAGTTTATCTTTGAGTAAATTACTGACGAAATCTTCAGATTGTTCTATTAGATTCATGGCGAATATTTTTATATACCACTAAATTATGAAATTGTTTTTGGATAATCATTT
It contains:
- a CDS encoding Pycsar system effector family protein; the encoded protein is MNLIEQSEDFVSNLLKDKLSNLYSYHNFNHTLTVVNAVKELCKKEDVGGDEKEMLLVAAWFHDTGYIIGYEKHEEESVRIATKFLKEKDQSDAFIAKVSSLILATVKEYVPKTHLEKIIKDADFAHLMGNQYETTCELLRLELKNAYNVSFSNAEWAKENLSFLLNKHRFYTDYALKKWQPLKEKNLLLVQKKIEKQEKKAADKLEDENKKKDKIEKPDRGVDTLFRVTLGNHTRLSGIADSKANILLSVNAIIISIALSSIIPKLDSPKNAHLVIPTFIMLMSSVTTIIFAILSTRPKVTTGTFTREDIENKKINLLFFGNFYKMPLEEYDWAMNEMMKDRDYLYSTMIKDLYYLGLVLQRKYNLLRIAYNLFMAGIIVTVIAFVIAFKSI